A genomic region of Phycisphaerae bacterium contains the following coding sequences:
- a CDS encoding prolyl oligopeptidase family serine peptidase — protein sequence MARSMALALALSTCGCPSLSTLPTQAPVLEMTEEAGGQAYLLYVPSTYSESRAWPLVVVCHGTWPYDTPELQMREWAGFAQNNGIIVAAPKLAGTKGDFPPPPEKQIVLQREDERTILSVVATLKRRYRIAEEQVFMTGWSAGGYTILHTGLRHPEVFRALMIRQGSFDERFMDVPADRLDRWQAIKVVYGTTDVLRDQTKASIQWLRDQGLYVDEEEISGTHRRIDPQIPWKYFKSVAKERLWIQLRISVPDPDEPLSIRFDLTAVPPVVKQKWFFGDDEESFEASPTHTYAKPGRYEVTVNAALKSGKKYSRKRTISVGRFVDD from the coding sequence GTGGCCCGATCAATGGCTCTGGCCTTGGCGCTGTCGACCTGCGGCTGCCCCTCCTTGTCAACGCTTCCGACACAGGCCCCGGTTCTGGAGATGACCGAGGAGGCCGGCGGGCAGGCCTATTTGCTCTATGTCCCCAGCACCTATAGCGAGAGCCGGGCGTGGCCACTCGTGGTGGTCTGTCACGGAACCTGGCCGTATGACACGCCAGAATTGCAGATGCGTGAGTGGGCGGGATTTGCTCAGAACAACGGGATCATCGTCGCCGCGCCCAAACTCGCCGGAACCAAAGGCGATTTCCCGCCTCCGCCGGAAAAGCAGATCGTCCTGCAACGCGAAGACGAACGCACCATTCTTTCGGTTGTCGCCACGCTCAAACGGCGCTATCGCATCGCCGAGGAGCAGGTCTTCATGACCGGCTGGTCGGCCGGCGGATACACCATCCTGCACACGGGTCTGCGTCATCCGGAAGTCTTCCGCGCGCTGATGATCCGGCAGGGCTCCTTCGACGAGCGTTTCATGGATGTCCCGGCGGATCGGCTGGATCGCTGGCAGGCGATCAAAGTGGTCTATGGAACGACGGATGTGCTGCGCGACCAGACCAAGGCGAGCATCCAATGGCTGCGCGACCAGGGGCTGTATGTCGATGAAGAGGAGATCAGCGGCACCCATCGGCGGATCGATCCGCAGATTCCGTGGAAATACTTCAAGTCGGTCGCAAAGGAACGACTGTGGATTCAGCTTCGCATCAGCGTTCCCGACCCCGACGAGCCCCTGTCCATTCGCTTCGATCTGACGGCCGTGCCGCCGGTCGTCAAGCAAAAATGGTTCTTCGGCGACGATGAGGAGTCGTTCGAGGCGTCGCCGACGCACACCTACGCCAAGCCGGGCCGATACGAAGTGACCGTCAATGCGGCGCTGAAATCGGGAAAGAAGTACAGCCGCAAACGGACGATCAGCGTCGGGCGGTTTGTGGACGATTGA
- the pnp gene encoding polyribonucleotide nucleotidyltransferase, producing the protein MKTYSVEAEIGGRILKIETGKLAKQAAGAALITYGETVLLATVVTDKPREGIDFFPLTVDYREKMYAAGKFPGGFFKREARPTQKEILTMRLTDRPIRPLFPDGFMNEVQIQCMTLSSDQENDADVLCMCGASAALTVSPIPFEGPTAGVRVGRINGEFIINPTVAQRAESDIEVILAGHQDAVNMIEVAAMELPEQTIADAIAFGFNEIKKIVTLIRELGEMVNVQKTWTPPAKDSSLVSRVEELCSRLDLKGAKKKDKKAERYAAVDEVYKKIKAELVPAGAENLPFTENDVHAEIQKIEERIFHKMVLDDGRRTDGRGPEDIREIICEVGVLPRTHGSALFTRGETQVLVVATLGTSRDEQTVDDLLEEYSKKFMLHYNFPPFCTGEVKRIGAVGRREIGHGNLAERSLQAVLPGPDKFPYTIRLVAEVMESNGSSSMASACGGTLALMDAGVPIKHPVAGISIGMVHDGDRYMLLTDILGEEDHFGDMDFKVTGTQVGITAVQLDLKARSISQKQIGEALQMAKNARMKILKEMLSCISRPKAEISKYAPRLLSIKVPQDKIGKIIGPGGKGIKNIEATTGAKIDIEDDGTVYISSHNADGAQAAYEMVEQISEGVRLGKIYTGRVTSVKDFGAFIEVAPGQDGLCHISELSDGYVQRVTDVVNIGDTVRVKVILIDDTGRVKLSRKQVLLEERGHEQEAEKQKV; encoded by the coding sequence ATGAAGACGTATAGCGTAGAAGCGGAAATCGGCGGTCGAATCCTCAAGATTGAAACCGGAAAACTGGCCAAGCAGGCGGCGGGCGCCGCCCTGATCACCTACGGCGAGACGGTCCTGCTCGCCACGGTCGTCACCGACAAACCCCGGGAAGGCATCGATTTCTTCCCGCTCACCGTGGACTATCGCGAGAAGATGTACGCGGCGGGCAAGTTCCCCGGCGGTTTCTTCAAGCGCGAAGCCCGGCCCACTCAAAAAGAGATTCTGACAATGCGGCTGACCGACCGGCCCATCCGCCCGCTGTTTCCCGACGGCTTCATGAATGAAGTCCAGATCCAGTGCATGACCCTCTCCTCCGATCAGGAAAACGACGCCGACGTGCTCTGCATGTGCGGCGCGTCGGCCGCCTTGACCGTCAGCCCGATCCCGTTCGAAGGCCCGACCGCCGGCGTTCGCGTTGGCCGCATCAACGGCGAATTCATCATCAACCCCACCGTCGCCCAGCGCGCGGAGAGCGATATTGAGGTCATCCTCGCGGGCCATCAGGATGCCGTGAACATGATCGAAGTCGCGGCGATGGAACTGCCGGAGCAGACCATCGCCGACGCCATCGCCTTCGGGTTCAACGAGATCAAGAAGATCGTCACGTTGATTCGCGAACTCGGCGAGATGGTCAATGTCCAAAAAACCTGGACGCCGCCGGCCAAAGACTCGTCGCTGGTCAGTCGCGTCGAGGAACTCTGCTCGCGCCTCGACCTCAAGGGGGCCAAGAAGAAGGATAAGAAGGCCGAGCGGTATGCCGCGGTCGATGAAGTCTATAAGAAGATCAAGGCCGAACTCGTACCCGCGGGCGCGGAGAATCTTCCCTTCACCGAGAACGATGTCCACGCAGAAATCCAGAAGATCGAAGAGCGGATCTTCCACAAGATGGTGCTGGACGACGGCCGCCGCACCGACGGTCGCGGTCCCGAAGACATCCGCGAGATCATCTGCGAAGTCGGCGTCCTCCCCCGGACGCATGGTTCGGCCCTCTTTACGCGCGGCGAGACGCAGGTGCTCGTCGTGGCCACGCTGGGCACGTCTCGCGATGAACAGACCGTGGACGATCTCCTCGAGGAATACAGCAAGAAATTCATGCTGCACTACAACTTCCCGCCGTTCTGCACCGGCGAAGTGAAGCGCATCGGCGCCGTCGGCCGCCGCGAGATCGGCCACGGCAATCTCGCCGAGCGTTCCTTGCAGGCCGTCCTGCCCGGCCCCGACAAGTTCCCCTACACCATCCGCCTGGTTGCCGAAGTCATGGAATCCAATGGCTCCTCGTCGATGGCCTCGGCCTGCGGCGGCACGCTGGCCCTCATGGACGCCGGCGTCCCCATCAAACACCCCGTCGCCGGCATCAGCATCGGCATGGTTCACGACGGTGACCGCTACATGCTGCTCACCGACATCCTCGGCGAAGAGGACCATTTCGGCGACATGGACTTCAAGGTCACCGGTACCCAGGTGGGCATCACCGCCGTCCAGCTCGATCTCAAGGCCCGCAGCATCAGCCAGAAACAGATCGGCGAGGCCCTGCAGATGGCCAAGAATGCCCGGATGAAGATCCTCAAGGAAATGCTCTCGTGCATCTCCCGGCCCAAGGCCGAGATCAGCAAGTACGCCCCCCGCCTCCTCTCCATCAAGGTCCCCCAGGACAAGATCGGCAAGATCATCGGCCCCGGCGGCAAGGGCATCAAGAACATCGAAGCGACGACCGGCGCCAAGATCGACATCGAGGACGACGGCACGGTCTATATCTCCTCGCACAACGCCGACGGCGCCCAGGCCGCCTACGAAATGGTCGAGCAGATTTCGGAAGGCGTCCGCCTCGGAAAGATCTACACCGGCCGCGTCACCTCGGTGAAGGACTTCGGCGCCTTCATCGAAGTCGCCCCCGGTCAGGACGGTCTCTGCCACATCAGCGAGCTGTCCGACGGCTACGTCCAGCGCGTCACCGACGTGGTCAACATCGGCGACACGGTCCGCGTCAAGGTGATCCTCATCGACGACACCGGCCGCGTGAAGCTCTCCCGCAAGCAGGTCCTCCTGGAAGAACGCGGTCACGAGCAGGAAGCGGAAAAGCAGAAGGTGTAG
- a CDS encoding response regulator transcription factor yields the protein MPAKLDGRSILVVDDDPDVLTTVKMAFEAAGAKVNTANDGNKAVDMAKRLDPDLIVLDMMMPRRSGFLVMESIKPNKDSGTRPFVIMITANEGKRHELYARHLGVDEYLSKPFSLDRMMEKACELLGGEFIDPEMPR from the coding sequence ATGCCAGCGAAACTCGACGGTCGTTCCATTCTGGTCGTGGACGACGATCCCGATGTCCTGACCACCGTCAAGATGGCCTTCGAGGCGGCGGGGGCCAAAGTGAACACGGCCAACGACGGTAACAAGGCCGTGGACATGGCCAAACGACTGGACCCCGATCTGATCGTCCTGGACATGATGATGCCCAGGCGCAGCGGATTCCTGGTCATGGAGTCGATCAAGCCCAACAAGGACTCCGGCACTCGACCCTTTGTCATCATGATCACGGCGAACGAAGGCAAGCGACACGAGCTGTATGCTCGACACCTCGGCGTCGATGAATACCTCAGCAAGCCCTTCAGCCTCGACCGGATGATGGAGAAGGCATGCGAACTATTGGGCGGCGAATTCATCGATCCGGAGATGCCGCGCTGA
- a CDS encoding GNAT family N-acetyltransferase: MTIQSPRTKGEHERFANFGREVYRDQSKWVPPDSEHIVAQLSGCFPGADQTQYEAFWVLDTKGRILATVAAVVSESFNRHWKEAIGHLAYFEALPGHDEAGTAVLRATCDWLRERGCRAARLSFFPGWQFPLTIDAYDAVPTFLHAMNPPRYHSIIKNAGFATERSLVEYRIAFTDDLAAEYRRMIDKAGSAGVELRSWNFARLDQETARFCEINNECFARHWGIPQFTVEELSGLTVGLRDFLVADFTGFAEVGGEIVGYVYATPDLNQAFHAMKGKDPAADADEFQRRLGKTDHGMLLIIGVRKPWRGRGINLALAARSYLAMIDRGYKSASYTLVLDDNWPSRRTAEKLGGQVARNFVVYRREIDGPAEREKQ; this comes from the coding sequence ATGACGATTCAATCGCCGCGGACGAAGGGCGAGCATGAACGATTCGCGAATTTCGGCCGCGAAGTGTATAGGGACCAGTCGAAGTGGGTGCCGCCGGATTCGGAGCACATTGTCGCCCAACTTTCTGGTTGTTTTCCCGGTGCCGATCAGACGCAGTATGAGGCATTCTGGGTTCTCGACACCAAGGGAAGAATTCTCGCCACTGTTGCGGCGGTTGTCAGTGAGTCGTTTAACCGCCACTGGAAAGAGGCTATCGGCCATCTGGCGTACTTTGAGGCGCTACCGGGGCACGATGAGGCCGGTACCGCCGTCCTGCGGGCGACCTGTGATTGGCTGCGCGAGCGCGGCTGTCGGGCGGCACGGCTGAGCTTTTTTCCCGGCTGGCAGTTTCCGCTCACAATCGACGCGTACGATGCGGTGCCGACTTTTCTGCATGCGATGAATCCACCGCGCTATCACTCGATCATCAAGAATGCGGGTTTTGCGACGGAGCGTAGCCTCGTCGAGTATCGGATCGCCTTCACGGATGACCTCGCCGCGGAATATCGTCGGATGATCGACAAAGCGGGCAGCGCGGGCGTGGAGCTGCGCTCGTGGAACTTTGCACGACTGGACCAAGAGACGGCGCGATTCTGCGAGATCAACAACGAATGCTTCGCGCGGCATTGGGGCATCCCACAATTCACCGTTGAAGAGCTATCGGGGCTGACGGTCGGCCTCAGAGATTTCCTGGTCGCCGACTTCACGGGCTTCGCCGAGGTGGGCGGGGAGATCGTGGGCTACGTCTATGCGACTCCCGACCTCAATCAGGCGTTCCATGCGATGAAGGGTAAGGACCCGGCGGCGGACGCCGACGAGTTTCAGCGAAGACTTGGCAAGACTGATCACGGGATGCTGCTCATCATCGGCGTGCGTAAGCCATGGCGCGGGCGGGGCATCAACCTGGCGCTCGCCGCGCGATCCTATCTGGCGATGATCGATCGCGGCTACAAGAGCGCCAGCTACACGCTCGTATTGGATGACAACTGGCCGTCGCGTCGAACCGCGGAGAAACTGGGCGGCCAGGTGGCGAGGAATTTCGTCGTCTATCGCCGCGAGATAGATGGGCCGGCGGAGCGTGAGAAGCAATGA
- a CDS encoding multidrug efflux SMR transporter yields the protein MIAFWLFLAVLFEVGWAVAMKLSQGFSKLGPTIATIVMYLLSVLFLALATKRMDIGVAYAIWAGSGVALIAIAGMAYFKEPASAMKIASIAVIVVGIVGLQVSSGGH from the coding sequence ATGATCGCATTCTGGTTGTTTCTGGCAGTGCTATTTGAGGTCGGCTGGGCCGTCGCGATGAAGCTGTCGCAGGGTTTTTCGAAGCTGGGGCCGACGATCGCCACGATCGTCATGTATCTGCTCAGCGTCCTCTTTCTGGCATTGGCAACGAAACGGATGGACATCGGCGTAGCCTACGCAATCTGGGCCGGCTCGGGGGTGGCCCTCATCGCCATCGCGGGCATGGCCTATTTCAAAGAGCCGGCCAGCGCGATGAAGATCGCTTCCATTGCGGTCATCGTCGTCGGTATTGTGGGCCTGCAAGTTTCAAGCGGCGGTCATTGA
- the rpsO gene encoding 30S ribosomal protein S15 produces the protein MALTAESKGAMVTGYRRHDKDTGSPEVQVALLTGRIQQLTEHLKSHKKDHSSRRGLLKMVGARSSLLKFLTKTDREKYQKIIDSLGLRK, from the coding sequence ATGGCGTTAACTGCAGAGAGTAAAGGCGCGATGGTCACCGGCTACCGCCGACACGACAAGGACACGGGCTCGCCCGAGGTCCAGGTCGCATTGTTGACGGGTCGAATTCAGCAACTGACGGAACACCTCAAGTCCCACAAGAAGGACCATTCGTCGCGGCGTGGATTGTTGAAGATGGTCGGCGCTCGATCGAGCCTGCTGAAGTTCCTGACGAAGACCGACCGCGAGAAGTATCAGAAGATCATTGATAGCCTCGGTCTGCGAAAATAA
- a CDS encoding toll/interleukin-1 receptor domain-containing protein, whose product MAHISRASFPSRSFTGRMFSKGKWCRIEIDTPDSLTIALQIGTAYGLGTLLRIFDDAEGRQLCVIVDVSRLPSRNESDLAEVKAWLPKCAILVAGRVMSGAQAVPENNIFWVGATDYSKDPQRENAHAFRRRCRFDVLNVVASCLNSNPPEAFCKFSRLAGSETHTRIYDRDDFIEAIRYWEAKGYVKLLNRAGDIQISPALDDQMMADISAYSWAEADQSVSNNSAHTHKSIVAPLEYDIFVSHASEDKDSVVKPLTDELLRRGLRVWVDYKELRLGDRLRQRIDDGLSRSRFGVVIVSPRFFAKRWPQTELDGLVALELADGRKRILPIWHDIDYEGVTRYSPSLAGRLASEWSAGAMKVADAIEQAIRD is encoded by the coding sequence ATGGCCCATATCTCCAGAGCGAGCTTTCCATCCCGCTCCTTTACGGGACGTATGTTTTCAAAAGGGAAGTGGTGCCGCATTGAAATTGACACGCCAGATTCTCTCACAATAGCCCTTCAAATCGGCACCGCCTATGGCCTTGGCACCCTGTTGCGAATCTTCGATGATGCGGAAGGGCGCCAACTATGCGTTATTGTTGACGTATCAAGACTTCCGTCCCGCAACGAGTCGGACTTGGCAGAGGTAAAGGCCTGGCTACCGAAATGCGCAATACTGGTTGCAGGTAGAGTGATGTCCGGGGCTCAAGCTGTCCCGGAAAACAACATTTTCTGGGTAGGTGCGACTGACTACTCAAAAGACCCACAACGCGAGAACGCGCATGCGTTCCGGCGGAGATGCCGCTTTGACGTTCTCAATGTAGTAGCATCCTGTCTGAATTCGAACCCTCCCGAGGCCTTTTGCAAGTTCTCGCGGCTCGCAGGATCCGAGACACACACTCGGATTTACGACCGTGACGACTTCATAGAAGCAATCCGCTATTGGGAAGCGAAGGGGTACGTAAAGCTACTAAACCGCGCAGGTGATATCCAAATCAGTCCGGCGCTGGATGATCAAATGATGGCAGACATTTCCGCTTACTCATGGGCCGAGGCCGACCAATCCGTCTCGAACAACTCCGCACACACCCACAAATCTATCGTCGCCCCCTTGGAGTATGACATTTTCGTCTCCCATGCCTCCGAAGACAAAGATAGTGTCGTCAAGCCACTTACCGATGAGCTCCTCAGACGCGGACTTCGCGTCTGGGTTGATTATAAAGAACTTCGGCTTGGCGATAGATTGCGCCAACGAATCGACGACGGCCTCAGCCGGTCCCGGTTTGGTGTCGTTATCGTAAGCCCCCGCTTCTTTGCCAAGCGATGGCCGCAGACTGAATTAGACGGCCTAGTCGCGCTTGAGTTGGCTGACGGACGAAAGCGCATACTTCCCATCTGGCACGATATTGACTACGAGGGTGTTACGCGGTACTCGCCGTCCCTGGCCGGACGCTTGGCCTCAGAATGGTCTGCGGGAGCCATGAAGGTCGCTGACGCAATAGAGCAAGCCATTCGTGATTAA